From a single Candidatus Ancaeobacter aquaticus genomic region:
- a CDS encoding DUF3862 domain-containing protein, translated as MAMKKCKECGKEVSSKAEACPNCGAVLKKKTGCLTYIVAGLLLLFLIGVIFSIMEESTTSSSKPKAGLKLPSLGKQIVTYDEYKQIKNGMSYRQVVKIIGAEGEEISSNKMDGVPGVMKSLVTVMYQWVNNNGSNMNAMFQNDKLIQKAQLGLK; from the coding sequence ATGGCAATGAAAAAATGTAAAGAATGTGGCAAAGAAGTCAGTTCAAAAGCTGAGGCGTGTCCAAATTGTGGCGCGGTTTTGAAAAAGAAAACAGGATGCTTGACCTACATTGTGGCAGGGTTATTACTCCTTTTTCTTATTGGTGTGATATTTTCAATAATGGAAGAAAGCACAACTTCTTCTTCCAAGCCAAAAGCAGGATTAAAACTTCCAAGCTTAGGAAAGCAAATTGTGACATATGACGAGTACAAGCAAATTAAAAATGGCATGTCGTACAGACAAGTTGTTAAAATTATAGGTGCCGAGGGAGAAGAAATATCTAGTAACAAAATGGATGGTGTTCCTGGAGTTATGAAATCCCTTGTTACTGTTATGTATCAATGGGTGAATAACAATGGAAGTAATATGAATGCAATGTTCCAGAATGACAAACTTATCCAAAAGGCGCAGCTTGGATTGAAATAG